The sequence below is a genomic window from Pecten maximus chromosome 14, xPecMax1.1, whole genome shotgun sequence.
tttaaattgtACTCCATGTATCTAATAATGAATAAATTGgttttttaattgtattatccATTGTTTCAGGACTAAATCCTCGGTGACAAAATGAGTGAACAACTGAAATTCATTGTTCATGAACTGGCAAAGGAGCCattcaacaaaaaatataatttgatctCATTTGATTCCCTGGAAAGTATTCAGCTATTACAAGTTCTCAATGATATCTTGGCTGTCGTTGATCCAAAGGTTTGTATTTATcgttaattgtatatataatttgtctaaatgggtatatataaagtaatagTTACATTTGTCATCATTATAAGTTGTGGCTGGGAAGCAGGAGAATTTGTTTAGGGCACTATATGACAAGTGAAAAAAAGCATACaaaaatctatcaaaattaaaaagactgtcataaatgatattttcagatttttataTATTCCTATAATTATTATTTCACAGCAGTTTTTTTATGCAACTTTTTCCTATATCGTCGAGGTATCTTTTTAATAATGCTTgttgaaataagaaaaatatttctccatttaaaataaagacatatatattatatagcaaCAATTGTATAATAATGATGTGTCAAATAGAATTATAATTAGTGTCCTGCacttgtaatattttaaaactttgtGGATAAATATACCTTTTTATCAGCTAAAATTTCAATGCTTAtacattgtttttatgtttcatACTATATTGAATTCTTTTCAGGAAATGGAATTGGTAAAACTGATAATTTAATTTAAAGTTGAAGTTAATTGTTGATAATGTTTAGTTGATGATTATAGCTTTAATTTGGTTTTTctcatttttgttgttgtttattattatacaatgtacatgttctgggtgacagaaaataaaaaaaatctgttaagTTCTGTTTCACTAGTTAGATGCAGTCAATTATAGATATAAGGGTTTGATGAATTTCGCATGTCTCCCTTCTCCATTTTGGGACttctgaaataataaaaatgtgtGCATGAAAATAGATATGTGGTCAGTTTCAAAAATTTGACGTTTGAAAGTTTCCAATTCATACAATTTCTCTTAAAGTTTATTACTAAGCAGAGGATTCCTCCAGGGCATTTCATAAATGGGGTCCTTTTCAGATAAAATATGGTCCCTTTGAATAATTTGAATGGAGCTTCCAGAAAAAAAGGTGTCCTTTCAATTTTCTAAGCTTCAAAAGGCTATTGGGATGGCGTCAATGCAAACCCTGGGGTCAATTAAGATTCCAAACATGACAGTAAATTGTTAACTGTTTTTATAATGTTCTTTAAATGTTAGCCCTTAAGTTTGAagggaaacatttatctatattCAACAATATGTTAATTTTCAAGTTCAAAGTCATTTAACTTCAATTTCTGAAGAAATTGTAATTTAACTTCAGAAACTTTACTGTCTATTGAAAGCCTCTAgtcaaaatttaaaagaaaatcataATGTAATAGATAGCAAACTAATTATGcattaaaattttgtattttgtttacatacttcaaatgtttgatgATTTGCTGTGTATAGATTGCtaagtatataattatctcAAAAAGTATGACTTGgatacaaacatattttaagATGATGAGAATAAAAAAGTaagataaaaattaaatatgaatattaatttattatgtTGATTATTCAGCAACAAATTGACATCCGAGAAGAAAGCTCAGATCAGACCGCCATTAGGATCTTCCACATGCTCAGAGTGTTGAAGTACAAACCGCCAACAGAGTAAGTATTTAAGCATGAACAGCACACAGCATGGAATCATCTGTCTCTGCAGCTATCAACCAAAAGGACCGACTTTTACTGCAGGACAATAAAATTGCATGCTTTGAATTTTATTGAGATGAAATGTacattggggggggggggggggggggggggggggggggggtaattgtCCAGCATATTACACTAATTCATCAGTTAAACTGTATCTATCCTACTATGTATGCTAATTAAGAGACACATAAACTCGGACTTTAGTCAGGGAAGTGCATGGATCATTTTGGAGGGTACCATGGGGCCATTGGCCCACGATTTTCCTGAATGACCCACATGATTCagaaaaatcctttaaatttctataaatggtccataaattatatatagaaagttttttttcctgaaaatgAGCCATCCATTTGGCAACCCAAATTAATCCCTCAGAGTGGCATACATCAACCATACCAGTAGCTTTAGTTACCAGGCATGAACTTGTTGTAAGAtgcatatgtatattattaaaatggtgtacaaaaaatgtatatgatttgtCCAGTTTTGTGACTGAGGGGTTGACTGAGCATGTTTCTATATGTACAATACAATGCACTACCTGTAACTCcttttaaatacaaacataGTCACAATCACAATTTTACTGatcatcaattttgatttaaatgatgaaaatatttttctgtataTGGGTATATTTATAAACTATTCAACACTGGCTATCCTTTTGTCACACCATACAtactggtatgtatatatagtatttaacATCTAAAGTTTACCAAATTCTGTGTCTTTGGTTTCTTTTCGGGTTTATGAATGATAGTATGGAGTTATGAATCTGAAAAATATACTTATAATTCATAATTCTGACCTATCTATTGGTTGTCACTTTGTATCTAGCTCCATTTCTGTAAAAGTTAAGTAGGGGGCATAATTGTTTTTGTAATATATGCTTGTCACATTATGATTTTCCAGTCAATGCCagcatttataattatatttcattattaaacGATCTCTGTGATAAATCTGCTAGGTACATGTGAGTCTTAACCTTCTACTCATAGAATTTGATGGGACTTTAAAATTTCTACAAATTTAACATTGTGAACTCATTATTTTGGCCATACAGTTGAAAAGGAATCcttgaaataaattgtaaatgtgGGCTCTTACAATCTATTGTTAAATTTAAATTCTTAGTTTTAATTGATCAGTTATTTCAGAACTTACCTATTATAAAACCATGTTTGTGTTTGAATGATTGTATATACCACTACTATAATGCCTGTTTGTGTTACTGTTGCAGAGATGTGTAAGTacctatatattacacaacAGTAGGTAGTTTGTGTGTTGTGGCCTTAATTCTCATCATCAGTAACAAGCGTAGTTAATTGTGTGTTGTGAACTTGTTCTAACATCAGCTTGTGTATAAAGTCTAAACTTCACCAAGATATAGATTTGGTTTAAGCTGCATTGGTGTTGGGGCTTTGTGCTGTATTTTGTCTTAgtataatatatctttaataacTCCACTTATGTATGAGAATTATAAAATTTTAGTAGAATTATAAATTTTAGTGTCCCGTTTCCCGTTTTCTGACTGATTGACCTTTTTGTACTGGTATAGATCTGACCTGCTATAGCAGACAACCAAAAGTCTTTTCAttgttattaatttatttattgattgtttttttttttaattacctgATTTCCCACACCTGTTTTTcattcaaaacacaaaaaaaggtctatttttcaaatttcaattttcatggAAAATCCaatgtattaaatgttttacCTGATAAAATGTCTAGCTCTAAAATTCCtgtttttgatacattttgaaaataatgtaGAAATTAAGAAAATCAACTcatgtatacctggtattaaTTTCAAAACTGGTGTCCCAGATTTTAGAACTTAAAAATAATCTGGAGTTGTCTCCTTTCCGCAGATCCAGTCCTCATGTTTCCTCACTGCACCTTCTGCCTTCAGCAGCTAATTTATGTACACATActaatttacaaaatttaattaatgatattttatggAAGAGgctttgaattttaaattaaggTTTAAAACTAACATTACTATTTCCCATGGATCTTGCTTGATTGCGTTAATTTCTGCATGACACCGCAATTGTGATTTTAATATGCGCAATATGAAAACAATGGCGCTATAGCTTGTTTTGGTGTGCTGCTTAGATTAGTCTGGTTATGTTTCTGTCATTAAGACACCATGATATGGAAGAGAGAATGGCTTTACggtaagtatgtaatgtttgttcaggatttaaatgaaatgtttgagacattattttaaattattagTTTTGTTGTGTTACAATTGTATTTCAACAGTGGAAATCTGTTTATTAAAGTTGACTGAATATTTTTACCAAAATAGAGACACATTCAAGCATatatgaaacaaacaaaaaaatttaagaaaaaatctATATGAGGTTCATATAATTACTAAAAAATGATTTACATGAACTCAGAGAGTATATATCCCCAGTCAATGATGCTTCATTAAAGGAGTGATTTCAATAGGTTCTCTTTTGGGCTACTTTGAGGATAGGTGGCAGAATAATTAgggtatatattgtactttttCTGAGTGGAAAAAAACCCTTTCATTTTTGACATAACTATGAAATTTTtactatcaaaatatatcatttattattaaGTATTTAGTGATTTCAACATTCATTTGCATAAATCATATGTGTACATTGctgtagtgttacatgtatttcctTTGTTGCATTTACTAACAATTAATAATAAAAAGCCAGACAGACACATGTACAAACATGTGTACAAACACATACGTGTATGGCAGACACATGCAAGACATGCAtgtaagatacatatataagaCACATGCACAGACACAAGTGTATGACAGACACATGAAAGACACACACATGTAAGATACATCTACAGACACACATCAGAGACATGCacatacacctgtatgatagaCACATGGAagacacacatgtacataattaatagatacatgtacagacacATGTATGACAGACACATGTAAGACACGCATATGGAAGACACACATATGAAAGACACTTCTGCAGACACAAATAAGACACACATAggtatataataaacatgtacagacacatgtacaaatgtatagcAGACATATGTATGGCACACATATGTATGACACAATATGTTGACATATGTACAGACATATGTAAGACACATACATAAGACACATGTTAAGACACATGTGACACACACATATGTAAgacacatacaaaatgtactgtatacattcATCTCATCTCTTTGTCTGCTGTTACAACAAATGAAAAGATCCCTGTTTATTATGTATGATTTCAAATTCTCATGAACGTCACATTCAGTAAAGAGTTTTGATAGGCTATTTCATTTTGGTATACTATTTCTGTTTACAGCTTCAATTCTTTTTCAATTAAGCTGTTGACTGCAttaatatttttgaaagaatAAGGTGATTTAATCGGTTTacatgacattgttataatagAAAAGTAAGAAATATTAATTCTACTTACTGTACATTCTTATATTCTTTTGAACATTCAAATACTGGAAATTTACAAGAAATACATACTATGTTGATTATATATGGAAATAATAATTTGGCAGTGTCAGTTCTACAATTGGTAGCTGATATTTTTTGcaagcattttcattttaaatgtgaGAGTTAATTGTGAATATTCATGTATTtaaatcatatcatatataactatacatttGTGTGTGAAGAAATGTATAgaaagattttttgaaatttcaatatgtttcCTCAGAGAAATACCTtgtaatattaatgtaatatcaaaTAATCTTAACCAGATGTAGGCTGTTTATAAACttagaaatataaaattaaatgtttttactccttttttttctccttcaatttttgttttttatttattaattttttcttttttatcaaaaaGGTCTGCATTCCGCTCTGGAATTGTTCAAGGAGACAAGTTTGTGATCTACCCAATTCTGGAATGGCTGTTTCGAAGGATTCCAGAGTTGAAAAAGAGGGCATACCTGGcccattttcttttcaaaattgatGTTCCTGCAGAGATCATGCAAGAAGATCAGATACCGGAATTGTATTCCCAGGTAAATTATCATTGCCTCCAATTATGTATACTTACTAACTGTCGCCCTGATCCAAAGTTTTGGGATTTTTCATCACCAGTAATTCCAGGGTCTTTTCCCAATCTCAGATCCATATTTGAATCATGTGCTTTTAAGAGGTTGCAATGTCAATTGTAGTAACCTACTGGGTCGCATAATATTATTCACCTAAATAAATGTTtcgttaaaaaaataaaattgattaaagaaatagaggatatctaacagtgtcttcagtaataccaaatatatttcacgagtgggctaatattttgatatttttcacgagtgcgcagcacgaatgaaaaatatcaaaatattagcaacacgagtgaaatatatttggtatcactgaagacactgttagatattctgtttattacattttttatcaacgaaaaccctaccctgtatgctaactaggcctaatgtaaacaaaaaaagtagtttcccctgtccaggtgctgacatatatgtcaggctttctgattggtcaattattttgctattttctaatcattgatttgattggtcaaatcagcaaaagtgatatttttcactaatgaaaaatatcacttttatagaatgaataatttttgatatttcactggtaaaaatgtaataaaattagTTACACATGAAAACACATCCATAAGATAATGTAGGAAATTCAAGATTTCTTCAATCTTAATAAGAACTTTTATGAGCATCATTTTGTACAGTGttgtaaaatgataataatgtatactgatttgtatttttaatgggttttttttctgtgtttagTATGAAGAGTTGATGGAACAATTTAAAGAGTTACACAAACAGAGTGATAATCTTAAGAATTCTGGCTACAACACAACAGAAATCAGGAAAGATATTTCTAACATGGAGGATGAGAAAGAACAGTTGAACAAGAGGATAGAACGCCTCAAGAGAAAGGTTTGTATGTGCTGTACTTCGAATTATTGCCATAAATTTGCTTAAAAGTGAAAATGCTTATGGTAACTTTTAACATTTGCAGGCCATTCTGTTACACAGTAATACGCCCATGTACATTGATATCAAAGCGAAAAGCAATTTTGatacaaagagataaatgtatGATGAATTTTCAGTCggacatttttttaatttttttttttttgtaaaattaactATTTTGGTATCTTCAATAAagttatatacaaataatgtCACCACAATGTTATttaaatttgttgaaaattagaaaaattcaaatatttaagaCATTAGTAAAATACACTTTGACTGTTCGTAGGTGGAATCCCATCCAAACTCGCAAACCATGATGAACGTTGCTAGAAATCTCCGCATGGAACGAGACAAGGAGAAGAGACTGGCAGAGCAACGTCAGGAACAGTCTACTCTGATACAGCACGAGGAACAAAAGATTCGGAGGCTGCAGCAACAGCTTCATGACACACGCCAGGCAGGTGTAGGGGCCACACCACAGAGCCTGCTGCAGAGGCTGGAAGAGGAGACAAGGACTAACAAATACATTGTCACGGAGAGGCTACCGAAGGACCTGATGGCACGCAAAAAAACATTACAGGACCTGCAGAAAGTTGTAGCGGAACCCGCAATGGGACAGTCAGATCTTGATAGACTCTTGAGTCAGGTATGTACAGGTCTAATTCTTAGGCTAAATACAATTTGTTATTTGGTTCTCGAGCAAATTTTTCTAATTgcattcttttttatttttcaaactaGTTCTTATTGATTTTCATATAAACTGCTTCAAAATCTGGGAAACCATTAACATGGGCACTGGATATTACATGATAAAGGTTTGTTGGTGTTGCTTTTTTCTACACCTTTATTCTTTTCATTTTAACCAggaaaaatatatgaaatgaaacgatgtttttttttacttcaaagCAGATGAGGGAGGTCATGAGAaccaatttttttgttttttgtttgttttttgtttgttttttgtttgccTTAATAGCTCTCTGAGTTTTACTATCACATACCCATAAATTTGTGTAGTTACTGCAGTAGTTACGTATGATATGATGGTTGTCCTTGACATTAAATGATTAATACGTGTTTGGAATGTTATACCAGATTCAAGAACTGAACACAGAGATCAATCAACTGATTGAGAAGAGGATGAGGACAGGTGACCCGACAGATGACAAATCCTCTCTATTCAAACAACAGGTATCGATATCTTCTTAATTTATCAATTTCGGcttactatacatgtatgcgTATCATAATCACTTTCATGTGTAAAATTGAGTCATCTTTGTCTTTGCTCTGACCCAGGTTTCATCAACATTGCATAACTAAGTAAATTCTTAACTTTATTTTCGGTAATACCATATATCGCATTCAGGAAtctcaaattaaacaaaaaaatcttacaacaaattttgttttgttactttttttGGTCATTATTATCTTAATACCCTTCCCAGATTTTAAgttatttgatttgtttatcaAATTCTTCCTatcaaaaaacaaattttgtttcatgACTTTTATGGCCCTAATTCTTCCAATACCCATCCCAGATTTAAGTATTGAATTTGATTATCTTATTCTTCCTCCGAAACAGGCAGCCATCATTGCTCACAAGAAGGAGGCTGCCGTGACATTATACCGGGAGATACGAGAGGATTATAACCGCACCATGCAGGAGTTGGATCAGAAACGGGACGTTGTTAAAGAATCTGGCGGAGGGGAGGTGTTGAAAGGAGAGGATGTAAGTTCAAATCAAATCCTTTTACAGAGGAACTCCGTTCAACCTGTCATGCGCAATACATGAATGTTTGGTCGGTTTAGAGAAATAATTTTGGGTACTTCAAATCAAATCCATTTACAGAGGAACTCCGCTCAACCTGTCATGCGCAATACATGAATGTTTGGTCGGTTTAGAGAAATAATTTTGGGTACATTAAAATTATTCTGGACACAAAATTggttcggaattcagagggataGGTAGTTCTATTGTCCATATTTGCAAAATGTTCATTAATATAATAAAGAAAGATCAATTCCATACATTGCTATTTCCTTCTGTATCAGGAGGTGATTGGTTTTAGTACGACACATTAAATATTAGGAAGAATCTTTTGTATAAACTGTTCTGTTGAACATATCTTGAGTTTTCAGTCCTTTTTGTCCAGGCTGTATTGTAATAAGATCCAACAAATTTGTTCCTCCCATTAACTGTATTTTCAAGTGATTATACTGTCTATTAAAGCAGACTCTAACCAAGAAATCTTCTGTGGGCTGATGCAAGATAGATAACTTTAATTTTGGAAGAATGTATGATTTACAAGAATACTTTCAGTGTAAGATTGATCTGTCATTGGCAAAAACCATTGGAATAAGTCGGCTTTTATTTGAGGTCTGAAACTATAAAGATCTCCTAAAATGTTTCGTTTAAATCTTGATATTGACTTTATGTtaaactttatttgttttcaGTTCAAGAGGTATGTGAACAAACTAAGAAGTAAGAGCACAATCTACAAGAAGAAGAGACAGGAAATAGCTGAACTGCGAGCAGAATATGGCGTTTTGTCACGTACTGAAGAAATCCTTCGTAACAGAGACGAAAACATAAACCAACAACTGGTTAGTCTATAGCTATAGTGTGTACAAACATTTATCATGCATGGAAAAAAATCCTATCTTTATATAACCTTGAGACACaatctttatatataataaatcttACTCATACAGCTCAGAGTACAAGCTATCTGACTATATGATTATGTTAGGGAGAATTTCAGATAAGAAGACGGTAGACTAAAGATGATGAATTGGTCATTGTATGTTCATTCTTCCCTTTAATTCCTCTCCCCTATCCTTGAATGTCATGTTCAGATTTTGATCCTAATGTATCTGCATAAAACAATGCTAAATTATAGGAGTTTAACATTAAGGCATTTGTGAAGTGTTTATTAGAGGCgtatatatgatattgtgttACATTTCGCAAGAGTTTCATTTTTCGCTATATTCACGTCACTGATATTATAGAGAAATGTCATAGTACTGTATCATTACTTGGTGGACATATAACTAAACAATGTTACATAGATTTGATATGCATTTTGATTAGCTAAAAATAAAAGTtgatgtatataactataatagTTTCCGATAATGGATAAATGTATGTAAGAAATATATCTATGTAAACATACATGTGATctgataaaatatcaaaaatatgtGTAAAGCGTAAGGGAAGAACACGAAATATTGACCCTGCAAATTAAAAGCgctttacaatattttttttttcttcaatcgCCTCGACACAAATTTGGTTAAATAGGTTTTGTAAAGTTCATGATTCACTTGTTAATAGTGATTATAGTAATAGTGAAACAATGTAGGCAGctgaaatttcacaaagatTCTTTTGAGATCAGATATAAAAGTtagaaattgtttttatttcaattttacacATATTTAGGACACTTATATTAATTGAGTTTAGCTCCATTAGCATTCTCttgatttttaattgataatattGTTTCTTTGTTGTGTAACTGGTAATCTTAACAATGATCATTCTTCCTACTGATAAAtagattaatatatattttgtttttacaggAATTACTGGAAAACAAGAAAGGTGTGACGGGTTACCGACAGACACAGGATGAACTGGAGAAGGTGTCCAGTGTTAAGAGTGGTTTGGATGAACGTAAAGGCAAGACGCTGGAGGATATCTCTGATATGGTACAAAGATTGACAAGGAAGATTGCAGAGAAGAAAACGGCACTAGCACCCATTATAAAGGAGCTACGTCCCATGAGGCAGAAATCACAGGTATGAAAATACTTATACCATATCTGGACTGTTCTACTattaattctaccatgtttgctatgcaacgccagttttgattggtttaaaaccatgtattattttccaataacccacgctcgtgccaataatacacggtcgtgaggcacggctgttacaattttatatatctaatattcacccattctataaaaggttactatagccgagtgggctaatgggttagtctttcaatatatttttatcacgacgcgagttcgaatcctacggaggcccccctttttttttcttttttttttcttcttttttatccttttttttaattttcaaaatcaatgccatatgattgatgcttttgatcgtagtactgtattgtatatttcatcaacaaataatgcaatactcaagaaataaattacaaggttttctcggggtttctttgctgtttttctattagaaagaggtcgatctcagaactaaacagtacatggtagaatagaaataatcaactttgactcgtgtattgttgcaggatatacaacgaggacgaggatattttgcaatttcaattaataactcaggcctgcggccttcgttatttatttaattgcaaaatatcctcgtcctcgttgtatatcctgcaacaatacacgaatcatcgttaattatttcttatgTATAGATATgccatagatatatattttttctgtagaaaaaaaaaatggaattatGTATggattacatttacattttcacgaatatatacttttgtaatgaatagaatcttacactctTAACGAtgtcatattgaatttattaaacATGTCCAGTAATTTTATATTACACTGGCATAAACAGTTGTGatctatcaaattattgaacttgtTTGATAAATTCCATATAACATGATCACTAGTTTAAGATTCTATTGATCATTTAATGTAGGAGAAAACAAATTCTTTATGGAAAATTCACTCAAGATccaatatataatttgataggCAAATgtgttttacatttttaaactTCGTTTTTAGGAACTAACAGCCAGGCATGAGGAGAAGAAGCAGGCTTACGACACAGCTTCAGCAGGGATGGAGAGTAACATGTCCAAACTTGAACAGGTCAGTATGTCCAGTGGATCATTTCTATTTCTAGTCCAACTAGGGggcagcggtggccgagtggttaaggtgtcccaacactttatcactagccctccacctctgggttgcgagttcgaaacctatatggggcagttgccaagtactgactgtaggccggtggtttttctccgggtactccggctttcctccacctccaaaacctggcacatccttaaatgaccctggctgttaataggacgttaaacaaaaacaaaccaaatctagTCCAACATCGTCAGATGTTCGGCATTTAAAATTGCCCT
It includes:
- the LOC117342232 gene encoding intraflagellar transport protein 81 homolog isoform X5 encodes the protein MSEQLKFIVHELAKEPFNKKYNLISFDSLESIQLLQVLNDILAVVDPKQQIDIREESSDQTAIRIFHMLRVLKYKPPTEDVSAFRSGIVQGDKFVIYPILEWLFRRIPELKKRAYLAHFLFKIDVPAEIMQEDQIPELYSQYEELMEQFKELHKQSDNLKNSGYNTTEIRKDISNMEDEKEQLNKRIERLKRKVESHPNSQTMMNVARNLRMERDKEKRLAEQRQEQSTLIQHEEQKIRRLQQQLHDTRQAGVGATPQSLLQRLEEETRTNKYIVTERLPKDLMARKKTLQDLQKVVAEPAMGQSDLDRLLSQIQELNTEINQLIEKRMRTGDPTDDKSSLFKQQAAIIAHKKEAAVTLYREIREDYNRTMQELDQKRDVVKESGGGEVLKGEDFKRYVNKLRSKSTIYKKKRQEIAELRAEYGVLSRTEEILRNRDENINQQLELLENKKGVTGYRQTQDELEKVSSVKSGLDERKGKTLEDISDMVQRLTRKIAEKKTALAPIIKELRPMRQKSQELTARHEEKKQAYDTASAGMESNMSKLEQEVRAYREEVTQDEGRYHYLNCMINMLEIQQQKVADEMKTYTSSDPYARKKTFRDIFQRKIQEQENLGKGLREQQKTVRESQGPSMRQMKMWKDVQRLMECKLRCYDQTGGIAGSTGMGYGEAPPAMLEEDRLVM
- the LOC117342232 gene encoding intraflagellar transport protein 81 homolog isoform X2; translation: MSEQLKFIVHELAKEPFNKKYNLISFDSLESIQLLQVLNDILAVVDPKQQIDIREESSDQTAIRIFHMLRVLKYKPPTEHHDMEERMALRSAFRSGIVQGDKFVIYPILEWLFRRIPELKKRAYLAHFLFKIDVPAEIMQEDQIPELYSQYEELMEQFKELHKQSDNLKNSGYNTTEIRKDISNMEDEKEQLNKRIERLKRKVESHPNSQTMMNVARNLRMERDKEKRLAEQRQEQSTLIQHEEQKIRRLQQQLHDTRQAGVGATPQSLLQRLEEETRTNKYIVTERLPKDLMARKKTLQDLQKVVAEPAMGQSDLDRLLSQIQELNTEINQLIEKRMRTGDPTDDKSSLFKQQAAIIAHKKEAAVTLYREIREDYNRTMQELDQKRDVVKESGGGEVLKGEDFKRYVNKLRSKSTIYKKKRQEIAELRAEYGVLSRTEEILRNRDENINQQLELLENKKGVTGYRQTQDELEKVSSVKSGLDERKGKTLEDISDMVQRLTRKIAEKKTALAPIIKELRPMRQKSQELTARHEEKKQAYDTASAGMESNMSKLEQEVRAYREEVTQDEGRYHYLNCMINMLEIQQQKVADEMKTYTSSDPYARKKTFRDIFQRKIQEQENLGKGLREQQKTVRESQGPSMRQMKMWKDVQRLMECKLRCYDQTGGIAGSTGMGYGEAPPAMLEEDRLVM